Proteins found in one Sorghum bicolor cultivar BTx623 chromosome 1, Sorghum_bicolor_NCBIv3, whole genome shotgun sequence genomic segment:
- the LOC8081848 gene encoding pre-mRNA-processing factor 39, giving the protein MEQDQSAAVGSADSGAAAFDFPTANPPSSAVTGGSAVAPDGGAQAADASAYQAEHAALNGTAGDMANYQTGAAENGEAVTNEMGEPVPEPSYEEAVLSAEEARLWTVVTANSLDFNAWTALIEETEKNAENNILKIRKVYDSFLAEFPLCFGYWKKYADHEARLDGASKVIEVYERAVLAVTYSVDIWYNYCQFAISTYDDPDIVRRLFERGLAYVGTDYRSNILWDEYIKYEESLEAWSHLAVIYTRVLEHPIQQLDRYFNCLKELASKHSFSEILTAEEASVYVVTSETSVQAPDGEAHPDDVDKPGQPEISSSTDAENLAKYVSMREEMYKKAKEYESKIIGFELAIRRPYFHVKPLDNPELENWHNYLDFIEKEEDINKVIKLYERCVIACANYSEFWIRYVQCMEDKGSLDLANNALARATHVFVKKQPEIHLFSARFKELNGDISGARAEYQHLYSDLCPGFLEAIVKHSNMEHRLGEKELSCTVYEKAIAAEKGKEQSQLLPTLLIQYSRFLFLAVRDLEKAREILNVLHEQLNVTKPVLEAVIHLESIFPCEKRIEFLDSLVEKFVTPESSQGEVASLVDKEEISSIFLEFLDLFGDAKSIKKALTRHTTLFSCKRSILPSKKRKADDVVVSERDKFAKTGAVQSATGTDPNASNPPVWPATSEASGQQWGASYAQQAAYPAYGTYDYSHQMPQPAPQAAAYGAYPPTYSAQAYTQQNYAQPAAIPAAPVPAVVPAATPASAYPQQPAAAPQPYYGTTYY; this is encoded by the exons ATGGAGCAAGATCAGAGCGCAGCTGTCGGCAGTGCGGACTCTGGTGCCGCGGCTTTTGATTTTCCGACTGCCAATCCACCTAGCTCGGCTGTGACCGGCGGAAGCGCCGTGGCCCCCGACGGTGGAGCTCAGGCAGCTGATGCCTCTGCCTACCAGGCCGAACACGCGGCGTTGAATGGGACGGCTGGCGATATGGCTAATTACCAAACAGGAGCTGCAGAGAACGGCGAAGCCGTCACCAACGAGATGGGCGAGCCGGTTCCTGAGCCATCCTACGAGGAAG CTGTGCTTTCAGCAGAAGAGGCTAGATTGTGGACTGTTGTTACTGCGAATTCCTTAGATTTTAATGCCTGGACCGCACTTATTGAGGAAACAGAGAAAAATGCTGAG AACAATATTTTGAAGATACGGAAAGTGTATGATTCGTTCCTTGCGGAATTCCCTCTTTGCTTTGGGTATTGGAAGAAATATGCTGATCATGAAGCGAGACTTGATGGTGCCAGTAAAGTTATAGAGGTGTATGAACGAGCAGTTCTTGCAGTTACTTATTCAGTGGACATTTGGTATAACTATTGTCAGTTTGCAATTTCAACATATGACGACCCAGATATCGTCCGAAG ACTGTTTGAACGTGGCTTGGCATACGTTGGAACAGATTATCGTTCCAATATTTTGTGGGATGAGTATATTAAGTATGAAGAGTCACTGGAAGCTTGGAGTCATCTAGCTGTTATATATACAAGAGTATTGGAGCATCCCATCCAGCAGCTTGACCGGTATTTTAATTG CCTCAAGGAATTGGCTTCGAAGCACAGTTTTTCAGAAATACTTACTGCAGAAGAAGCCTCGGTGTATGTTGTCACGTCTGAGACCAGTGTTCAAGCGCCTGATGGTGAGGCACATCCTGATGATGTCGATAAGCCTGGTCAACCAGAAATTTCATCTTCAACAGACGCAGAGAACCTTGCAAAGTATGTCTCCATGAGGGAAGAGATGTACAAGAAGGCTAAAGAGTATGAATCTAAGATCATTGGTTTTGAGCTAGCTATTAGAAGGCCATATTTTCACGTCAAGCCTCTTGACAATCCAGAGCTTGAAAATTGGCATAACTACCTTGACTTTATTGAGAAGGAAGAAGACATTAATAAG GTTATCAAATTGTATGAAAGGTGTGTGATTGCATGCGCTAATTATTCAGAATTCTGGATCCGCTATGTGCAATGTATGGAGGATAAAGGGAGTCTAGACCTAGCAAACAATGCCCTGGCTCGTGCTACTCATGTGTTTGTCAAG AAGCAGCCAGAGATCCATCTGTTTAGTGCGCGCTTTAAGGAGCTTAATGGGGATATTTCTGGAGCACGTGCAGAATATCAGCATCTTTACTCAGATTTATGTCCTGGCTTTCTAGAGGCCATTGTCAAACATTCTAATATGGAACACCGACTG GGAGAGAAAGAATTATCTTGCACAGTCTACGAAAAGGCCATTGCTGCTGAGAAGGGAAAGGAACAGAGCCAGCTCTTGCCAACGTTGCTTATTCAGTACTCCCGTTTCTTATTTTTG GCCGTCCGAGACTTGGAGAAGGCAAGAGAGATATTAAATGTGCTGCATGAGCAGTTAAATGTAACAAAGCCAGTGCTTGAG GCTGTCATCCATCTGGAGTCGATTTTTCCATGTGAAAAGCGTATTGAATTTTTAGACTCACTTGTGGAGAAGTTTGTTACACCTGAATCATCTCAGGGAGAGGTGGCAAGTCTAGTTGACAAAGAAGAAATATCTTCCATATTTTTAGAG TTTTTGGATCTCTTTGGGGATGCAAAGTCAATCAAGAAGGCTTTAACTCGGCATACAACTCTTTTTTCATGTAAGAGAAGCATTCTGCCATCAAAGAAACGGAAAGCAGATGATGTTGTTGTGTCAGAGAGGGACAAATTTGCTAAAACTGGGGCTGTGCAGTCAGCCACGGGAACTGATCCAAATGCTTCCAATCCTCCTGTTTGGCCTGCAACTTCTGAAGCATCTGGGCAACAATGGGGAGCTTCTTATGCACAGCAG GCTGCATATCCtgcatatggaacttatgaCTACAGCCATCAAATGCCTCAGCCTGCTCCTCAAGCAGCTGCCTATGGTGCTTATCCTCCAACATACTCTGCTCAG GCCTATACACAACAAAACTACGCACAACCTGCAGCAATTCCAGCAGCTCCAGTGCCAGCAGTGGTACCAGCAGCTACACCCGCGTCAGCTTACCCTCAGCAACCTGCGGCAGCTCCTCAACCTTATTATGGCACAACCTACTACTGA
- the LOC8081849 gene encoding uncharacterized protein LOC8081849, with translation MAEIDTTPLESVKAAVDLFDRGSDQSRLSPDGNEEDQIAVLTKELATCKLQLEVRESQHKQATMQIEALQKAVQELSGQHEKECMDAHLRIAQLEAENISIMSRQSETDGECEALRGELAVVRRDLDAARASVAFVLREVEDMETRAILEREGTKDALARILQLNETVLSSAVAAIRAEEERSVFFQESTLQLLDSDRNLEVVRRQIEMMERMEMELLAKTVEVEYLQAELKQAKEIYVSPQKPRDSDATTVLSAAGCSNLDGRHDQVQVLGRETAVEDAEAEPEFTFQHSPGLSFVSDEIFRKDCQVVVPSGGSEMEIGTSEDLAESENKQGAAVMVGDTTVAEGNSDAQDTRCLIAKISGEDNYANQPRVRFKCIEAEPAESDGALADFTVCQGNDAPVQDHVETRADASFVLESSKDDFQSMHSDVKDVISIAEVDKVARASNQEPRAEPAAAPTTSTPREGSSDTCAFATEVVSKDEDEFYTKELEPEPAGQGAKQLDGYVLVSKGSDAGADVAVKDKQLDEARTEISDLRFSLEEAVRRAELAEEAKVALERELREEIRRKHTPSRRRATSDSEAGRRPAREGARPTTPAQPRPTSSSTSGTPSRALRSARPGGEDMPTPRCLTLGKVLNMKYK, from the exons ATGGCCGAGATCGACACTACACCATTAGAGTCCGTGAAGGCAGCAGTGGATCTCTTCGACCGGGGAAGCGATCAGAGCAGGCTTAGTCCAGACGGGAAT GAGGAAGATCAGATCGCCGTCTTAACCAAGGAGCTCGCGACCTGCAAGCTGCAGCTGGAAGTGAGAGAGAGCCAGCACAAGCAAGCCACGATGCAGATCGAAGCTCTCCAGAAGGCGGTGCAGGAGCTGTCGGGGCAGCACGAGAAAGAGTGCATGGACGCGCACCTCCGCATCGCCCAGCTGGAGGCCGAGAACATCAGCATCATGAGCCGGCAGTCGGAGACGGACGGCGAGTGCGAGGCCCTGAGGggcgagctcgccgtcgtgaggCGCGACCTCGACGCCGCCAGGGCGTCGGTCGCCTTCGTGCTGCGGGAGGTGGAGGACATGGAGACGAGGGCCATCCTGGAGAGGGAAGGCACCAAGGACGCCCTGGCGCGGATACTGCAGCTCAACGAGACGGTCCTGTCGTCCGCCGTCGCCGCCATCagggcggaggaggagaggtcCGTCTTCTTTCAGGAGTCCACGCTCCAGTTGCTTGACTCTGACAGGAATCTGGAGGTCGTCAGGAGGCAGATTGAGATGATGGAGCGCATGGAGATGGAGCTGCTGGCCAAGACGGTGGAAGTTGAGTACCTGCAGGCGGAGCTCAAGCAGGCCAAGGAGATTTACGTGTCGCCGCAAAAGCCACGAGATTCTGATGCAACGACGGTGCTCAGTGCTGCCGGTTGCAGCAACTTGGATGGTCGTCATGATCAGGTTCAGGTTCTGGGACGTGAAACAGCAGTGGAAGATGCTGAAGCGGAGCCGGAATTCACGTTTCAGCACTCACCAGGATTATCCTTTGTCTCTGATGAAATCTTCAGAAAGGATTGTCAAGTCGTCGTTCCATCTGGTGGCAGCGAGATGGAAATTGGTACATCCGAGGACTTAGCTGAGAGTGAGAATAAACAAGGAGCAGCAGTGATGGTTGGGGACACGACAGTAGCTGAAGGGAATTCCGATGCTCAAGATACAAGATGTCTTATTGCTAAAATCTCTGGAGAAGATAACTATGCCAATCAACCACGTGTCAGATTCAAATGTATCGAAGCAGAACCAGCTGAGTCAGATGGCGCACTTGCAGACTTCACGGTGTGCCAAGGGAATGACGCCCCTGTTCAAGATCACGTAGAGACGAGGGCAGATGCCAGCTTTGTCCTTGAGAGCTCCAAGGACGATTTCCAGAGCATGCACTCTGATGTCAAGGACGTCATCAGCATCGCCGAGGTTGACAAGGTCGCGAGGGCATCGAACCAAGAACCACGAGCGGAGCCGGCCGCAGCTCCGACGACCTCCACGCCGCGAGAAGGCAGCTCAGATACTTGCGCCTTCGCCACGGAGGTCGTCTCCAAAGACGAGGACGAGTTCTACACGAAGGAGCTGGAGCCCGAGCCGGCGGGGCAGGGGGCCAAGCAGCTGGACGGGTACGTGCTCGTGTCGAAGGGCAGCGACGCCGGCGCCGACGTCGCGGTCAAGGACAAGCAGCTGGATGAGGCGCGCACGGAGATCAGCGACCTGCGGTTCAGCCTGGAGGAGGCCGTGCGGCGGGCCGAGCTGGCCGAGGAGGCCAAGGTGGCGCTGGAGCGGGAGCTGCGGGAGGAGATCAGGAGGAAGCACACCCCATCGCGGCGGCGCGCGACGTCGGACTCGGAGGCCGGTCGGCGCCCGGCGCGCGAGGGGGCTCGTCCGACTACGCCCGCGCAGCCGCGGCCGACGTCGTCTAGTACGTCAGGGACGCCGTCCAGGGCACTGAGGAGTGCCCGCCCGGGAGGGGAGGACATGCCGACGCCGCGCTGCTTGACGCTGGGAAAGGTGTTGAATATGAAGTACAAGTGA
- the LOC8081850 gene encoding cysteine proteinase inhibitor 8, producing MRTSHLVVMAATAIFIAATTPAMASRARGGRAPPTPSPTQAEIGRLQGGFYQPIVNINDPHVQEVGRWAVSEHVKKANDGLKFSRVVSGQYQVVEGFNYRLIIDATDSHGKVAKYEAVVWEKEWENFLQLTSFKPAN from the coding sequence ATGAGAACCAGCCACCTTGTTGTTATGGCTGCTACGGCCATCTTTATAGCCGCGACGACGCCCGCCATGGCAAGCAGGGCAAGGGGTGGACGCGCACCTCCCACTCCCTCCCCCACACAGGCAGAGATAGGACGGCTCCAAGGTGGATTCTATCAGCCGATAGTGAACATCAACGATCCGCACGTTCAGGAGGTCGGCAGGTGGGCGGTGTCGGAGCATGTCAAGAAGGCGAACGACGGGCTAAAATTCAGTAGAGTGGTGAGCGGTCAATATCAAGTGGTCGAGGGCTTCAACTATCGTCTCATCATCGATGCAACTGATAGCCATGGCAAGGTTGCCAAGTATGAGGCCGTGGTGTGGGAGAAGGAATGGGAGAACTTTCTTCAGCTCACGTCCTTTAAACCGGCTAACTGA
- the LOC8081851 gene encoding methionine--tRNA ligase, chloroplastic/mitochondrial, translating to MAAGRAFLGAPCSSLAAGARRLAFASPLPRTLTPALRCGVRGRCIASASSSPDAASSPEPYVLTTPLYYVNAPPHMGSAYTTIAADAIARFQRLQEKNVIFITGTDEHGEKIAASAEASGRNPKEHCDAISSSYKTLWADLDIEYDKFIRTTDSKHEAVVNEFYSRVLNSGDIYRADYEGLYCVSCEEYKDEKELLENNCCPVHLKPCVERKEDNYFFALSKYQHKLEELLTRNPDFVRPSYRLNEVQGWIKSGLRDFSISRASVEWGIPVPNDTKQTIYVWFDALLGYISALLDDGEQASLQQAVDHGWPASLHLIGKDILRFHAVYWPAMLMSAGLTVPDTVFGHGFLTKDGMKMGKSLGNTLEPKDLVERFGADAVRYFFLREVEFGNDGDYSEERFINIVNAHLANTIGNLLNRTLGLLKKNCKSKLAFDSIAAADGGLFRDNIENLVDKAKHHYENLLLSSACETVLEIGNLGNLYIDEQAPWSCFKQGGESAEKAAKDLVLILETMRIIAIALSPITPSLSLRIYTQLGFTEDQFRLLRWEDTKWGGLKAGQVMSEPKPVFARIETEAEEDGQASSKAAKGGRRKHAAKDL from the exons ATGGCCGCCGGGCGGGCCTTCCTCGGCGCGCCGTGCTCCTCCCTCGCCGCCGGCGCCCGCCGCCTTGCCTTCGCTTCCCCTTTGCCGCGGACCCTCACCCCCGCGCTCCGCTGCGGCGTTCGCGGTCGCTGCATCGCTTCCGCCTCCTCGTCCcccgacgcggcctcctcgcccGAGCCATACGTGCTCACCACGCCGCTCTACTACGTCAACGCTCCGCCGCATATGGGAAGCGCCTACACCACTATCGCGGCGgacgccatcgcccgcttccaG AGGTTGCAAGAGAAGAATGTTATATTTATTACTGGAACCGATGAACATGGTGAGAAAATAGCTGCTTCCGCAGAGGCCAGTGGTAGAAACCCAAAGGAGCATTGTGATGCAATTTCAAGTTCATATAAGACGCTCTGGGCTGAT TTAGACATAGAATACGACAAGTTTATTCGCACAACGGATAGTAAGCACGAGGCTGTTGTGAACGAATTCTATTCCAGAGTATTAAACAGTGGTGACATATATAGAGCTGATTATGAAGGACTTTACTGTGTGAGCTGTGAGGAGTACAAG GATGAAAAAGAGCTATTGGAAAACAATTGTTGCCCTGTGCATTTGAAGCCTTGTgtagaaagaaaagaagataaCTATTTCTTTGCCTTGTCAAAGTACCAGCATAAGTTGGAAGAGCTACTGACAAGAAATCCTGATTTTGTAAGGCCATCATATCGCTTGAACGAG GTCCAAGGCTGGATTAAAAGTGGATTAAGGGACTTTTCTATTTCCCGTGCATCTGTAGAATGGGGCATTCCAGTGCCAAACGATACCAAGCAGACAATATACGTGTGGTTTGATGCTCTCTTAGG GTATATCTCAGCATTATTAGATGATGGTGAGCAAGCAAGTTTGCAGCAAGCTGTTGATCATGGTTGGCCAGCCTCCCTGCACTTGATTGGAAAG GACATATTACGGTTTCATGCAGTTTATTGGCCAGCCATGTTAATGTCTGCAGGTTTAACTGTTCCCGATACAGTTTTTGGTCATGGATTCTTGACAAAG GATGGCATGAAGATGGGAAAGTCATTAGGCAACACACTGGAACCAAAAGATCTGGTAGAAAGATTTGGTGCTGATGCTGTTAGGTACTTCTTCTTGCGGGAAGTAGAATTCGGCAATGATGGGGACTATTCAGAAGAACGCTTTATCAATATAGTCAATGCTCATCTTGCTAATACAATTG GAAACCTCCTTAATCGTACACTTGGGCTACTAAAAAAGAATTGTAAATCCAAACTAGCTTTTGATTCAATAGCTGCCGCAGATGGAGGTTTGTTCAGAGATAACATAGAAAACCTG GTGGACAAGGCAAAGCACCATTATGAAAATCTTTTGCTGTCATCAGCATGTGAAACTGTTTTAGAGATTGGTAACCTTGGAAACTTGTACATCGATGAGCAAGCACCATGGTCCTGTTTCAAGCAAGGGGGTGAGAGTGCTGAAAAGGCTGCAAAG GATCTTGTACTTATTTTAGAGACAATGAGGATAATTGCAATCGCACTATCTCCTATCACTCCAAGCCTTTCTCTGAGGATTTACACACAGCTCGGTTTCACAGAAGACCAGTTTAGACTGTTGAGATGG GAGGATACGAAATGGGGAGGCCTTAAAGCGGGCCAGGTAATGTCCGAGCCAAAGCCAGTGTTTGCAAGGATAGAAACCGAGGCGGAAGAGGATGGCCAAGCAAGTTCAAAAGCAGCAAAGGGGGGAAGAAGAAAGCACGCAGCAAAGGACTTGTAG